In the genome of Populus nigra chromosome 9, ddPopNigr1.1, whole genome shotgun sequence, one region contains:
- the LOC133703430 gene encoding uncharacterized protein LOC133703430, with product MKQKNMDTFVDRPHRSNSNNSSSTSNNNSNTSELFICFTSRLSSSSMKLSSKSILSPGRHRDSSQISLSNSLSRRLRSSGSMKGGQASPMFPTNGRKRGCAFENPEPSSPKVTCIGQVRVKTKKQGKKLRTRSKRRGEISFRRVDQNSNTFEGSNSHHDLINNQFLNQQQQQQEGLSHRNQRWVHFPVTICEALRAFGAEFNCFLPCRSSCMASEKEKEENTAAAGSNNNGSRSCGAVFARWLVAVQEGEGKGKEIELVVGEEVVEEERDDRRRSYRRHVFEDIEFKEEGHVFEGGNAGLQEEEARVGICIPPKNALLLMRCRSDPVKMAALANKFWESPAPQDEEDEEEDNEEGEKDRNLGAEVDKFINIENKSEVKASQEEEIKVEQEIIIEQKQDLTVSDKLAFCETIEEHYQIIQETEESLAILEAGEDSQEIGSTDDNIDGVLQEVNLVKQEEEESETPGIMNLQPTSSTQETVSLCSDESSSHDQEIVDPAALMNNENEYKVVQENEEDNQEDRVFQAEQEQVVQGLSDDIEENSVSVRFEQETLQVAVQDLQDQEPESLSVAELQVQESEEEKETTENETELAEEEPEDPKTHVNGQTGVKSREGDNSQPLLPDCLLLMMCEPKLSMEVSKETWVCSTDFTRWLPEHSRPVSKTNGKDEPKKRVSIDIKPAQVYNNGNNSNCLQQPRRSSCSYPAKPPARCAGTESMSTMIEQKLVGAKAYEPFVLTRCKSEPMRSASKLAPEACFWKNRKLEPHRPAATLGVGAAGVGF from the coding sequence atgaaacaaaaaaacatggacACATTTGTAGACAGACCCCATCGAAGCAACAGCAACAATAGCAGCAGCACTAgtaacaacaacagcaacaccAGTGAGCTCTTTATTTGTTTCACCTCACGcctctcttcttcctccatgAAGCTCTCTTCAAAATCTATTCTCAGCCCTGGCCGTCACAGAGATTCCTCacaaatctctctctctaactCTCTCAGTAGAAGACTTAGAAGCAGTGGCAGCATGAAAGGTGGACAAGCTTCACCAATGTTCCCTACTAATGGCAGAAAACGTGGCTGTGCTTTTGAGAATCCAGAACCCTCTTCTCCAAAGGTTACTTGCATTGGTCAAGTGAGAGTTAAGACCAAGAAACAGGGGAAGAAACTGAGGACGAGATCAAAGAGAAGAGGGGAAATAAGTTTTAGGAGAGTAGACCAAAACAGCAATACTTTTGAAGGGAGCAACAGTCATCATGATTTGATAAACAATCAGTTCTTgaatcagcagcagcagcagcaggaggGTTTGTCACACAGGAATCAAAGATGGGTACATTTTCCTGTGACAATATGTGAAGCTTTAAGGGCTTTTGGGGCTGAGTTTAATTGCTTTTTACCTTGCCGGTCTTCATGTATGGCAagtgagaaagagaaagaagagaatacCGCTGCAGCAGGATCTAATAACAACGGTAGTCGTTCTTGTGGGGCGGTGTTTGCAAGGTGGTTAGTGGCAGTGCAGGAGGGAGAAGGGAAAGGGAAGGAGATAGAGTTGGTGGTTGGAGAAGaagtagtagaagaagaaagagatgacAGGAGGAGGAGTTATAGGAGACATGTTTTTGAAGATATTGAATTTAAAGAAGAAGGACATGTTTTTGAAGGAGGAAATGCGGGTTTGCAAGAAGAAGAGGCAAGGGTAGGTATTTGTATACCACCAAAGAATGCTTTGTTGTTGATGAGGTGTAGATCTGATCCTGTTAAAATGGCTGCTCTTGCTAATAAGTTCTGGGAATCTCCTGCTCCACAAGATGAAGAAGACGAGGAAGAAGATAATGAAGAGGGTGAAAAGGATAGAAATTTGGGAGCAGAAGTAGACAAGTTTatcaatatagaaaataaaagtgaagttaAGGCAAGTCAAGAAGAGGAAATAAAAGTTGAGcaagaaattataattgagCAGAAACAGGATTTGACTGTGTCTGATAAGTTGGCTTTTTGTGAAACTATTGAAGAGCATTATCAAATTATTCAAGAAACTGAAGAAAGTTTGGCTATTTTGGAAGCTGGAGAAGATAGCCAAGAAATTGGAAGCACAGATGATAATATCGATGGTGTTCTACAAGAAGTTAATTTAGTGAAACAGGAAGAAGAGGAATCGGAAACTCCAGGGATCATGAACTTGCAGCCAACATCCTCAACACAAGAAACTGTTAGTCTATGCAGTGACGAGTCTTCTTCACATGATCAAGAAATTGTAGATCCAGCGGCCTTGATGAATAACGAAAATGAATACAAGGTGGTTCAAGAAAATGAGGAGGATAATCAAGAAGACAGAGTATTCCAAGCAGAACAAGAGCAAGTTGTGCAAGGGCTGAGTGATGACATTGAGGAGAATTCAGTGTCTGTACGGTTCGAACAAGAAACTTTACAAGTTGCTGTCCAAGACTTACAGGACCAAGAACCAGAGTCCCTTTCTGTAGCTGAATTACAAGTACAGGAGTCGGAGGAAGAGAAAGAGACCACCGAGAATGAGACCGAGCTAGCAGAGGAAGAACCCGAAGACCCGAAGACCCATGTAAATGGTCAAACGGGTGTCAAGTCAAGGGAAGGAGATAATAGTCAACCACTTTTACCAGATTGCTTGCTGTTAATGATGTGTGAGCCCAAGCTGTCAATGGAGGTATCCAAGGAAACCTGGGTTTGCAGTACAGACTTCACCAGATGGTTACCAGAGCATTCAAGGCCAGTCAGCAAAACCAACGGTAAAGATGAGCCCAAGAAAAGAGTTAGCATCGACATTAAGCCTGCGCAGGTGTATAATAATGGTAATAACAGCAATTGCTTGCAGCAGCCACGTAGGTCCTCTTGTTCATACCCGGCTAAGCCACCGGCTCGTTGTGCCGGGACAGAGTCCATGTCCACAATGATAGAGCAGAAGCTGGTAGGAGCCAAGGCATATGAGCCGTTTGTTCTGACGCGCTGCAAGTCTGAGCCAATGAGGTCAGCCTCTAAGCTAGCGCCAGAGGCTTGTTTCTGGAAGAATAGAAAACTTGAGCCGCATCGACCAGCGGCGACACTTGGGGTCGGAGCGGCTGGGGTTGGGTTTTGA
- the LOC133702952 gene encoding LOW QUALITY PROTEIN: uncharacterized protein LOC133702952 (The sequence of the model RefSeq protein was modified relative to this genomic sequence to represent the inferred CDS: deleted 1 base in 1 codon), with translation MLHLQCHNFHPLSPQIFPLSHHHTNHHLYPLKFLYKPPIFTPFTLSALPRSRPDPPLWLAQLPEQAPEPEEEGPIEILRSSPSIFATSDDPSSIQVATSVLLTGAISVFLFRSLRRRAKRSKELKFRSSGAKKSLKEEALDSLKTFGSAPIDVKKPPSPVQAFLGAISAGVIALILYKFTTTIEASLNRQTVSDNFSVRQITVTVRTIVNGLCYLATFVFGINSLVCSFILPNLLSTL, from the exons ATGCTGCATTTACAATGCCACAACTTCCACCCTCTATCTCCCCAAATCTTCCCTCTTTCTCACCACCACACTAATCATCATTTATATCCTCTGAAGTTTCTATACAAACCCCCCATTTTCACGCCTTTCACTCTCTCAGCCCTCCCTCGTTCCAGACCAGACCCCCCGCTATGGCTTGCCCAGTTACCAGAACAAGCACCAGAACCGGAAGAAGAAGGTCCCATAGAGATACTGAGGTCTTCTCCTTCCATTTTTGCAACCTCAGATGATCCTTCTTCTATTCAGGTTGCTACTAGTGTTCTCCTAACTGGTGCCATCTCTGTTTTCCTCTTCCGCTCTCTTCGACGCCGTGCTAAGCGTTCTAAAGAGCTG aaatttaggTCATCAGGGGCGAAGAAAAGCTTGAAAGAGGAAGCATTAGATAGCTTGAAGACCTTTGGATCAGCTCCAATCGATGTTAAGAAGCCTCCTTCCCCGGTTCAGGCATTTTTAGGTGCAATATCAGCAGGTGTGATCGCACTTATTCTGTATAAGTTCACCACTACTATCGAGGCATCTCTTAACCGCCAGACAGTGTCAGATAATTTCTCG GTGCGGCAAATAACAGTAACTGTTAG GACTATTGTGAATGGTTTGTGCTACCTTGCAACATTTGTTTTTGGCATCAATTCT TTGGTTTGTTCCTTTATTCTGCCCAACTTGCTTTCAACTCTTTAA